The sequence below is a genomic window from Cedecea neteri.
CATGTTTGTCCCCTCAGAATACCGGCAAAGGGTAGCGTTTTGTGCACTGCATCACGATTGAGATTTTCTAAGTTGAATGAAAAAGGATTAGTTTTATTTATTCAAAATATAAGATTTGTTCTTTGTCTGCGGGTATTGATTGATTTCTATGAGTGTTAATGGATTAGTTAAATTATTCAAGGAGAGGCAATGAAGATATCGGCGATGTTAAAAGCGCTAGCAAATGGCGTCAATCCAGAAACTGGAGAGGTGCTTGGCGGCGAATCAACGGCCAATAAGCCAGAAGCGATAAGAATGCTGTTTGCCCTGGCCGAGGAACTGACGGTGAACCCGGAAAAACAGAAAAAGTCCAGGTTAACGCCTGAGGAGAGACAGCAACGTAATCTTGCAGAAGGGCGTCCGGCTAAGTCTCACTTTCCCTGGGCCGAAGAAGAGAAACTGATCCTCGCAGAGCGCTTTGAGCAAACTGGCGCGATCGAAACCTTGGGGGATGAGTTCGAACGTTCTCCGAGAGCGGTAGCTATTCAGCTTGAAAAGATGGGGCTTATCACTGCGGAGCAACTGTTGGCGTATACGTAGTACGGTTCAAAAGAAAAAGCCTGCTGAACGCAGGCTTATGGAATGTTACTCGATGTTTTGAATCTGCTCGCGCATCTGCTCGATTAAGACTTTCAGCTCGATAGCTGAATTGGTCACGTCGGCATTGATAGACTTAGAGGCCAGCGTATTCGACTCGCGGTTAAACTCCTGCATCATAAAGTCGAGGCGACGGCCAACGGCTTCTTTCTTTTTCAGGATGTTGTAAGTCTCTTTGACGTGAGCTTCCAGGCGATCCAGCTCCTCCGCGACGTCAATGCGCTGTGCCATCAGCACCAATTCTTGTTCAAGGCGGTTGTTTTCAAGCTGAACTTCGGCCTCTTCCAGCTTGTTAACCAGGCGCTCGCGCTGCCATTTCACCACTTCTGGCATTTGAGCTCGGACTTTAACCACTTCGGCACTGACGCCTTCCAGGCGTTGTTCAATCAGCCCTTTCAGGGCCTGGCCTTCTGTCTCACGGGCAACAATAAAGTCGTCCAGCGCGCCATCAAGAGCGGAAAGAATTTCAGCGGTAATAGCATCAAGATCTTGTTCCTGAGCTGCCATCACGCCTGGCCAGCGAAGAATATCAACCGGGTTGATTTCTCCTTCATCGCTTTGCATTTTGACCCAGTTAGCGGCCTCAACCAGCTGCTTAGCCAGTTTTTCATTGAGAATCAACGAGCCTTGTGCACGAGCATCTGGTTCAAAGCGCAGGTTGCACTCAATTTTGCCACGGGTGAGGCGGTTACGAATGCGCTCACGAGCAACGGGCTCAAGACTACGGAACTGTTCCGGCATGCGGATATACGTTTCGAGATAGCGCTGGTTTACCGAGCGTAATTCCCAGGAGGCGGAGCCCCATTCACCTTTTACTTCACGCCGGGCGTAGGCGGTCATACTGCGGATCATAGTACGTACCCGTTTTCAGCTAATGTATGGGGGGATTATAGCCATCAGGGGACTTGCAGGATAGGAATAAGCGCCTGAAGTCCGTATAATGCGCAGCCACATTCGTTTTAGCCGGAGAGAAGCCCATGCGTCCATCAGGTCGTAGCGCAGAACAAGTGCGCCCAGTTACCCTGACCCGTCATTACACTAAACACGCTGAAGGCTCCGTGCTTGTCGAGTTCGGTGATACCAAAGTGCTGTGCACCGCGACCCTTGAAGAAGGCGTGCCTCGCTTCCTGAAAGGCCAGGGCCAGGGCTGGATCACCGCTGAATACGGCATGCTGCCGCGTGCAACCCATAGCCGCAATGCCCGTGAAGCGGCAAAAGGCAAACAGGGTGGCCGTACTCTCGAGATTCAACGTCTTATCGCCCGTTCATTACGCGCAGCGGTGGACCTAAAAGCATTGGGTGAATTTACCATCACCCTGGACTGCGACGTTCTGCAGGCCGATGGCGGT
It includes:
- the rph gene encoding ribonuclease PH; this encodes MRPSGRSAEQVRPVTLTRHYTKHAEGSVLVEFGDTKVLCTATLEEGVPRFLKGQGQGWITAEYGMLPRATHSRNAREAAKGKQGGRTLEIQRLIARSLRAAVDLKALGEFTITLDCDVLQADGGTRTASITGACVALADALNGLVASGKLKTNPMKGMVAAVSVGIVNGEALCDLEYVEDSAAETDMNVVMMEDGRMIEVQGTAEGEPFSHEELLALLALARGGIDSIIASQKAALEN
- a CDS encoding YicC/YloC family endoribonuclease, which codes for MIRSMTAYARREVKGEWGSASWELRSVNQRYLETYIRMPEQFRSLEPVARERIRNRLTRGKIECNLRFEPDARAQGSLILNEKLAKQLVEAANWVKMQSDEGEINPVDILRWPGVMAAQEQDLDAITAEILSALDGALDDFIVARETEGQALKGLIEQRLEGVSAEVVKVRAQMPEVVKWQRERLVNKLEEAEVQLENNRLEQELVLMAQRIDVAEELDRLEAHVKETYNILKKKEAVGRRLDFMMQEFNRESNTLASKSINADVTNSAIELKVLIEQMREQIQNIE